Proteins encoded by one window of Chondromyces crocatus:
- a CDS encoding tetratricopeptide repeat protein: MRTRGALFGFSLVLSLPALSGCGAGAPAEAIRPTAPTSSEALGEAECRDVSEGGEPLVVDWKPDQRGELELAMGEGVAVVAYSCDGIKLLKDCRIDGSYGFLGMTRKEQVVRLQNADELRANLPLSGASLGGELARGSSLDIAMIMIGRAKTTWSAPTEADLQGEGKACAGATHFVRSATLGAFAVDTGSNAKVRAAAEIFGAGASGGSTSDKQVQSKEGDLKDCAKASPKDGSPPSQCGAPIRLVLQPIVKKSDAAPAETAQAPAEVASTEPTCPKGLVLADGKCMAAASAPAYQCEAKNAEECKSQCAKKHPGSCATLGALYMNGQGIERDPARAAEASKTACDGGEAAGCTQLGILTAEGTGVTKDVAASLQLFEKACNAAEAIGCGRLGRAYLTGDGVTADPARAATLLTQGCEGGDDRSCAAAAPLYASGKGVQADEARAAAFYKRACDGADAASCDALGQMHETGRGASKNPILASMLYQRGCIRGHGDACANQGRLELAKPGGNADAARRAFQQACTWRSAVGCAVLKAVYGENRPVMPDVAQQQALRKSCDSGNTRDCATLGVLSVASGNKAGGKIDLDRACTRGDAWACSVAKQLK, encoded by the coding sequence ATGCGAACTCGCGGCGCGCTCTTTGGCTTCTCCCTTGTCCTCTCCCTCCCTGCCCTCTCCGGCTGCGGTGCAGGCGCACCGGCGGAGGCCATCCGGCCCACCGCCCCCACCTCTTCCGAGGCGCTCGGGGAAGCCGAATGCCGCGACGTGAGCGAGGGTGGCGAGCCTCTGGTGGTCGACTGGAAGCCTGATCAGCGAGGTGAGCTCGAACTCGCCATGGGCGAGGGTGTCGCCGTCGTGGCCTACAGCTGCGACGGCATCAAGCTGCTCAAGGACTGTCGCATCGATGGCAGCTACGGCTTCCTCGGCATGACCCGCAAGGAGCAAGTCGTCCGACTCCAGAACGCCGACGAGCTCCGCGCCAACCTCCCGCTGAGCGGCGCCAGCCTGGGCGGCGAACTCGCCCGCGGCTCGTCGCTCGACATCGCCATGATCATGATCGGTCGCGCCAAGACCACCTGGAGCGCCCCGACCGAGGCCGATCTCCAGGGCGAAGGAAAGGCGTGCGCTGGGGCCACCCACTTCGTGCGGAGCGCGACCCTCGGCGCCTTCGCCGTCGACACCGGGAGCAACGCCAAGGTCCGCGCCGCCGCCGAGATCTTCGGCGCGGGCGCCTCTGGCGGCTCCACCAGCGACAAGCAGGTGCAGAGCAAGGAAGGCGATCTCAAGGACTGCGCCAAGGCGTCTCCCAAAGACGGCAGCCCGCCGTCCCAGTGCGGCGCGCCCATCCGCCTCGTCCTCCAGCCCATCGTCAAGAAGTCCGACGCAGCCCCTGCCGAGACGGCGCAGGCTCCCGCCGAGGTCGCGTCCACGGAGCCCACCTGCCCCAAGGGCCTCGTCCTGGCCGATGGCAAATGCATGGCTGCTGCGTCTGCCCCCGCTTACCAGTGCGAGGCGAAGAACGCCGAGGAGTGCAAGTCCCAGTGTGCCAAGAAGCACCCCGGAAGCTGCGCGACCCTCGGCGCACTCTACATGAACGGCCAGGGCATCGAGCGGGATCCGGCTCGCGCTGCCGAGGCCTCGAAGACGGCCTGCGATGGCGGCGAAGCGGCAGGCTGTACCCAGCTCGGCATCCTCACCGCCGAGGGCACCGGCGTCACCAAAGACGTCGCTGCCTCCCTCCAGCTCTTCGAGAAGGCGTGCAACGCGGCCGAGGCCATCGGCTGCGGCCGACTGGGCAGGGCGTACCTCACGGGCGACGGTGTCACCGCGGATCCAGCGCGTGCCGCCACCCTGCTCACCCAGGGCTGCGAAGGCGGCGACGATCGGAGCTGTGCCGCAGCGGCTCCCCTCTACGCCAGCGGCAAGGGGGTACAGGCCGACGAGGCCCGCGCTGCCGCCTTCTACAAGCGCGCCTGTGACGGCGCCGACGCGGCGAGCTGCGACGCTCTCGGGCAGATGCACGAGACGGGTCGCGGCGCCTCGAAAAACCCCATCCTCGCGAGCATGCTCTACCAGCGCGGCTGCATCCGCGGGCACGGCGATGCCTGCGCCAACCAGGGCCGGCTCGAACTCGCCAAGCCCGGTGGCAACGCCGACGCCGCGCGCCGCGCCTTTCAGCAAGCCTGCACGTGGCGCTCCGCCGTGGGCTGCGCCGTCCTCAAGGCCGTCTACGGCGAGAACCGCCCCGTCATGCCCGACGTCGCGCAGCAGCAGGCCCTCCGCAAGAGCTGCGACAGCGGCAACACCCGCGACTGCGCCACCCTCGGCGTGCTCTCCGTCGCCTCCGGCAACAAGGCCGGCGGGAAGATCGATCTCGATCGCGCCTGCACCCGCGGCGATGCCTGGGCCTGCTCCGTGGCCAAACAGCTCAAGTAA
- a CDS encoding nucleotidyltransferase, producing the protein MILRTSAQCYVEPHAREFYIHTLRTLNASGLPYLVGGAYALARYTGIERHTKDLDVFVRPEDAQSALDALSAAGYQCDMIFPHWLGKARCAEDFVDVIFSSGNNVARVDDGWFEHAPVGEVLGVPVMLVPAEEMIWSKGFIMERERFDGADVVHVLLACADKIDWDRLIARFGPHWRVLLVHLLMFGFVYPGERHRIPEEPFHELLRRLAEEEGKDADGKPMCQGTLLSRQQYLVDVSRWDFADARLTQGHMSKEEIAHWTAAIDEHH; encoded by the coding sequence GTGATTCTGAGGACTTCCGCTCAGTGCTACGTCGAACCCCACGCCCGGGAGTTCTACATCCACACGCTGCGAACACTGAACGCCTCGGGCTTGCCCTATCTCGTCGGGGGAGCGTACGCGCTCGCCCGGTACACGGGAATCGAGCGGCACACCAAGGATCTGGACGTGTTCGTGCGGCCCGAGGACGCGCAGTCGGCGCTCGATGCCCTGTCCGCGGCTGGTTACCAGTGCGACATGATCTTCCCGCACTGGCTGGGCAAGGCCCGCTGCGCCGAGGACTTCGTCGACGTCATCTTCAGCTCGGGAAACAACGTGGCCCGCGTGGATGACGGGTGGTTCGAGCACGCGCCCGTGGGCGAGGTGCTCGGGGTGCCCGTGATGCTCGTGCCCGCCGAGGAGATGATCTGGAGCAAGGGCTTCATCATGGAGCGGGAGCGGTTCGATGGGGCCGACGTGGTCCACGTGCTGCTCGCTTGCGCCGACAAGATCGACTGGGATCGGTTGATTGCGCGCTTCGGGCCGCACTGGCGGGTGCTGCTCGTCCATCTCCTGATGTTCGGGTTCGTCTATCCAGGGGAGCGGCACCGCATCCCCGAGGAGCCCTTCCACGAGCTGCTTCGGCGGCTCGCGGAGGAGGAAGGGAAGGATGCGGACGGGAAGCCGATGTGCCAGGGCACGCTGCTGTCACGGCAGCAGTATCTGGTCGACGTCAGCCGCTGGGATTTCGCGGACGCGAGGCTGACGCAGGGGCACATGAGCAAGGAGGAGATCGCCCACTGGACGGCGGCGATCGACGAGCACCACTGA
- a CDS encoding GNAT family N-acetyltransferase, translated as MSAPVASSPPLTIRRAEQADLPEVVRLFAIPDEGNLKREDAGPPLPACYGEALARIADDPNNMLLVAVDGGQVVGAFQLTIIQYVAYMGGRVAMIENVIVEPEVRGRGVGEAMMRWAIDEARRRGCFRVQLTTNKVRERAHRFYERLGFVKSHEGMKLVL; from the coding sequence ATGAGCGCTCCAGTGGCTTCCAGTCCGCCCCTCACGATCCGGCGCGCGGAGCAGGCGGATCTCCCCGAGGTGGTGCGGCTGTTCGCGATCCCGGATGAGGGCAACCTCAAGCGCGAAGATGCAGGGCCGCCCTTGCCGGCGTGCTACGGCGAGGCGCTCGCGCGCATCGCGGACGACCCGAACAACATGTTGCTCGTGGCCGTGGATGGCGGGCAGGTCGTGGGCGCGTTCCAGCTCACGATCATCCAGTACGTGGCGTACATGGGTGGACGGGTGGCGATGATCGAGAACGTGATCGTCGAGCCCGAGGTGCGGGGGCGGGGCGTGGGGGAGGCGATGATGCGCTGGGCGATCGACGAGGCGCGGCGGCGAGGTTGCTTCCGGGTGCAGCTCACGACGAACAAGGTGCGCGAGCGCGCTCACCGCTTCTACGAGCGGCTCGGGTTCGTGAAGAGCCACGAGGGGATGAAGCTCGTGCTGTAG
- a CDS encoding nuclear transport factor 2 family protein, translating into MSEAENLQFIKGIYDALITKGDPGPFFEALADDAVLRITIPSDTPLGREFKGKEDLQRYFVELDRVFALEKITIDEYIARGDKVTLLGFESGTVKLNGKTLVSEWAGVFTVADGKISSVLFIEDTSELTAAYRGH; encoded by the coding sequence ATGTCAGAGGCAGAGAATCTTCAGTTCATCAAAGGCATCTACGACGCCCTCATCACCAAGGGCGACCCGGGCCCCTTCTTCGAGGCCCTCGCTGACGATGCCGTCCTCAGGATCACGATCCCGAGTGACACCCCGCTCGGCCGGGAATTCAAGGGGAAGGAGGACCTGCAGCGGTATTTCGTCGAACTCGACCGCGTCTTCGCCCTCGAGAAGATCACCATCGACGAGTACATCGCCCGCGGTGACAAGGTGACCCTGCTCGGCTTCGAGAGCGGCACGGTCAAGCTCAATGGCAAGACCCTCGTGAGCGAGTGGGCCGGGGTCTTCACGGTGGCCGACGGCAAGATCAGCAGCGTCCTCTTCATCGAGGACACCTCCGAACTCACCGCGGCCTACCGCGGCCACTGA